One genomic window of Desulfovibrio subterraneus includes the following:
- the mraY gene encoding phospho-N-acetylmuramoyl-pentapeptide-transferase encodes MLYNLLYPLSDEFPLFNVFRYITFRAVWALLTALLLSILLGPRFIKWLQRIKCGQYIQEEVACHSGKAGTPTMGGLLIGFTMITSSLLWCDLTNTRVWLTLFVFTGFGLVGFIDDFSKLRRKRNKGLSAKAKFLWQMAITAVVMWVLVQDPAYSTQLSVPFFKNITPDLGWLYLPFAMFVMVGASNGVNLTDGMDGLAIGPTIIAGIVFSVFIYVAGHAQISSYLQVPAVPGVGEVTVVCGALIGAGMGFLWFNAYPAQVFMGDVGSLSLGGTLGFLAVLCKQELILLVAGGLFVVETLSVILQVGYFKFSGGKRIFRMAPLHHHFELKGIPESKVIIRFWITSALLGLVALSVLKLR; translated from the coding sequence ATGCTGTATAATCTGCTTTACCCCCTGAGCGATGAATTCCCCCTGTTCAACGTCTTCCGGTACATCACCTTCCGTGCCGTGTGGGCGCTGCTTACGGCACTTCTGCTGTCCATCTTGCTCGGCCCCCGCTTCATCAAGTGGCTGCAGCGCATCAAGTGCGGTCAGTACATTCAGGAAGAAGTGGCCTGTCACAGCGGCAAGGCCGGCACGCCTACCATGGGCGGCCTGCTCATAGGTTTTACCATGATCACCAGCTCACTGCTGTGGTGCGACCTGACAAACACGCGGGTGTGGCTCACCCTGTTCGTGTTCACCGGGTTCGGCCTTGTGGGCTTTATCGACGATTTTTCCAAGCTGCGCCGCAAGCGTAACAAGGGCCTTTCCGCCAAGGCAAAGTTCCTCTGGCAAATGGCCATCACCGCTGTGGTCATGTGGGTACTGGTGCAGGACCCCGCCTATTCCACGCAGCTCTCCGTGCCGTTCTTTAAGAACATCACCCCTGATCTTGGCTGGCTGTATCTGCCGTTTGCCATGTTCGTCATGGTCGGTGCCTCCAACGGCGTGAACCTCACCGACGGCATGGACGGCCTTGCCATAGGGCCCACCATCATAGCGGGCATCGTCTTTTCGGTGTTCATCTATGTGGCCGGTCACGCGCAGATTTCCTCCTACCTTCAGGTACCCGCCGTACCCGGCGTGGGTGAGGTGACCGTTGTCTGCGGTGCGCTCATTGGCGCGGGCATGGGCTTTCTCTGGTTCAACGCCTATCCGGCACAGGTGTTCATGGGCGATGTGGGCAGCCTCTCGCTCGGCGGCACGCTCGGCTTCCTTGCCGTGCTCTGCAAGCAGGAACTCATCCTGCTCGTGGCTGGCGGCCTGTTCGTGGTGGAAACCCTCTCGGTCATCCTGCAGGTGGGCTATTTCAAGTTTTCCGGCGGCAAGCGCATCTTCCGCATGGCCCCGCTGCATCATCATTTCGAATTGAAGGGAATACCGGAGTCCAAGGTCATCATCCGGTTCTGGATAACCTCGGCACTGCTGGGCCTCGTCGCCCTCAGCGTGCTCAAGCTCCGCTAG
- the murB gene encoding UDP-N-acetylmuramate dehydrogenase: MSLALLQGPSLRERTTLRLGGTAMAEVVIGCARDCDALPQTLQRLGGTPLVLGYGSNILASDGELPFVVVNPAVMDAPKVVGEDASGVLVRVGAGFRLPRLLGWLCSSGLTGLEGLAGIPGTVGGAVAMNAGSYGCETGSRLVSATVFDVANGVRTLMRDALHFAYRHFSVKETDDVSASLSPVIILDATFRLEVGSRDCIHTVMQTNYAKKKATQPVTAYSAGCVFKNPTQEASAGKILDSLGFKGKRYGGMAFSEMHANFLINTGDGTSEEAKYLLSNAQEKVKKETGYSLELEVRII, translated from the coding sequence ATGTCGCTGGCTCTTCTGCAAGGTCCCAGTCTCAGGGAACGCACCACACTCCGGCTTGGCGGTACCGCCATGGCAGAAGTGGTCATCGGTTGCGCCCGTGACTGTGATGCCTTGCCGCAGACATTGCAACGCCTTGGCGGTACGCCTCTGGTGCTTGGCTATGGCAGCAATATTCTGGCCAGTGACGGAGAATTGCCCTTTGTCGTGGTCAATCCTGCAGTCATGGATGCCCCGAAGGTTGTCGGTGAAGACGCATCCGGCGTGCTTGTACGCGTGGGAGCAGGATTCAGACTGCCGCGATTGCTCGGCTGGCTGTGTTCGTCAGGTCTGACGGGACTGGAAGGGCTGGCAGGAATTCCCGGAACCGTTGGTGGTGCCGTGGCAATGAATGCGGGGTCCTACGGGTGTGAAACCGGTTCGCGACTGGTGAGTGCGACGGTTTTTGATGTCGCGAATGGTGTGCGGACTCTTATGCGTGATGCACTGCATTTCGCGTACAGACATTTTTCAGTGAAAGAGACTGATGATGTATCTGCTTCCCTTTCTCCCGTTATCATTCTGGACGCAACATTCCGTCTTGAAGTCGGATCGAGGGACTGTATTCACACTGTAATGCAGACAAACTACGCAAAGAAAAAAGCAACGCAACCAGTTACAGCCTATAGTGCCGGTTGTGTATTCAAAAATCCTACGCAAGAAGCAAGCGCAGGAAAGATTTTAGACAGTCTTGGATTTAAGGGAAAAAGATATGGTGGCATGGCATTTTCTGAAATGCATGCTAATTTTCTCATCAACACAGGTGATGGGACAAGTGAAGAAGCAAAGTATCTTTTATCAAATGCGCAGGAAAAAGTAAAGAAAGAAACGGGATATTCCCTTGAACTGGAAGTAAGAATCATCTGA
- the murD gene encoding UDP-N-acetylmuramoyl-L-alanine--D-glutamate ligase, with protein sequence MSCQQSPVTTGMKAVVVGVGSTGMAAAELLHALGAQVRIVDRSADKVTPAFREVIEKLGFETAFGDHSVEQFAGASLVVPSPGVPVLKIQQYLPADALVMAETELAWHCVQHIPVLAVTGTNGKTTTVRLCAKMLEDAGKKVFLGGNIGTPLSRFVLEGGEADVLVLELSSFQLQTCSALRPKVGVLTNITVDHLDYHKDMDEYTDAKMRLFARQTVEDKAIFGPGLEDLPYRHDVKAEIWFFDDSSRFPDALLKGRHNRLNMEASFLACSVFGVTEESAAATLREFVAAEHTLETVGVARGVTFVNDTKATTVDAVRAALETFDAPILLLAGGVYKGGDLSTLAGLVRSKVKAVGLYGSSREKFEQAWAGCAPMSYDTTMEEAARRLMDKAAAGDVMLLAPATSSFDQYANYRARGEDFRRIYSLLAGE encoded by the coding sequence ATATCCTGCCAGCAGAGTCCCGTTACCACAGGCATGAAGGCCGTGGTTGTGGGTGTGGGAAGCACCGGCATGGCTGCCGCAGAGCTGCTGCATGCCCTTGGCGCACAGGTGCGCATTGTGGACCGCAGCGCGGACAAGGTTACACCCGCATTTCGTGAGGTTATCGAAAAGTTGGGTTTTGAGACCGCCTTTGGCGATCACTCCGTGGAGCAGTTTGCCGGAGCGTCGCTTGTGGTGCCCAGCCCCGGTGTTCCTGTGCTCAAGATACAGCAGTATCTGCCTGCCGATGCGCTTGTGATGGCGGAAACCGAACTCGCGTGGCACTGCGTGCAGCACATTCCCGTGCTGGCGGTGACGGGCACGAACGGCAAGACCACCACCGTGCGCCTGTGTGCAAAGATGCTGGAAGATGCTGGCAAGAAGGTGTTTCTCGGCGGCAACATAGGCACCCCTCTCAGCCGTTTCGTGCTGGAAGGCGGCGAGGCCGATGTGCTGGTGCTGGAACTCTCCAGCTTCCAGTTGCAGACCTGCTCGGCACTGCGCCCCAAGGTGGGCGTGCTGACCAATATCACCGTGGACCATCTCGACTACCATAAGGACATGGACGAATACACGGACGCCAAGATGCGCCTGTTCGCCCGTCAGACCGTTGAGGACAAGGCCATTTTCGGTCCCGGTCTTGAGGATTTGCCGTACCGCCACGACGTGAAGGCGGAAATCTGGTTCTTCGACGATTCTTCCCGCTTCCCCGATGCACTGCTGAAGGGGCGGCACAATCGTCTGAATATGGAAGCCTCCTTCCTTGCCTGTTCAGTGTTCGGCGTGACTGAAGAAAGTGCGGCAGCCACGCTGCGCGAATTTGTCGCAGCCGAGCACACGCTGGAAACCGTGGGCGTCGCCAGGGGCGTGACCTTTGTGAACGACACCAAGGCCACCACCGTGGACGCCGTGCGCGCCGCGCTGGAAACCTTTGACGCTCCCATCCTGCTGCTTGCAGGCGGCGTATACAAGGGCGGAGACCTCTCCACCCTTGCCGGACTCGTGCGCAGCAAGGTGAAGGCTGTGGGACTGTATGGCAGCAGCCGTGAGAAATTTGAACAGGCATGGGCCGGTTGTGCGCCCATGTCCTACGACACGACCATGGAAGAAGCCGCAAGACGGCTCATGGATAAGGCTGCCGCAGGCGATGTGATGTTGCTTGCTCCCGCCACGTCCAGCTTTGACCAGTACGCCAACTACCGGGCCCGCGGTGAGGACTTCCGCCGCATCTACAGCCTGTTGGCAGGAGAATAG
- the ftsW gene encoding putative lipid II flippase FtsW, translating to MSPLKKTAWNMDWVLLASAVCLVAFGLTMVLSASGIMAEKFYADKYFFFKRQLLFAGLGGLGMVALASMPRKLLYQLQYPALGIALVLVILTLTPVGTNINGASRWISFGFFAVQPMEFAKIALVLYLAYFFSAKQELVKTFSKGVIPPFAVTGLFCLLLLKQPDFGAAAMMAMLLFFMCLVGGTRLIYLVASAVLAGGAGWLLIMRSSYRSRRMLAFLDPFKDAQDTGYQLVQSLFAMGSGGIAGQGLGASKQKLFFLPEPHNDFIMAVVGEELGFVGVSLFFIIMGVFLWRAYRVAYKQEDLRDRLTAFGLALILTLGAVFNLAVVMGAAPPKGVAMPFMSYGGSSLLATFACVGLLLNFSRTSEGTA from the coding sequence ATGTCCCCTTTGAAGAAGACCGCATGGAACATGGACTGGGTACTGCTCGCCTCGGCGGTGTGCCTTGTCGCCTTCGGCCTGACCATGGTGCTGAGCGCCAGCGGTATCATGGCCGAGAAGTTCTATGCGGATAAGTACTTCTTCTTCAAACGCCAGTTGCTGTTCGCAGGGCTTGGCGGGCTGGGCATGGTGGCGCTTGCCTCCATGCCGCGCAAGCTTCTCTATCAGCTGCAGTATCCGGCGCTCGGCATAGCGCTTGTGCTGGTCATTCTTACGCTGACTCCGGTGGGCACCAATATCAACGGTGCCAGTCGATGGATATCGTTTGGATTTTTTGCCGTGCAGCCCATGGAATTCGCCAAGATCGCCCTGGTGCTGTATCTGGCCTATTTCTTCAGCGCCAAGCAGGAGCTGGTAAAGACCTTCTCCAAGGGGGTCATACCTCCCTTTGCCGTAACCGGCCTTTTCTGCCTGCTGTTGCTCAAGCAGCCGGACTTCGGCGCTGCCGCAATGATGGCCATGTTGTTGTTCTTCATGTGTCTTGTAGGCGGAACGCGCCTTATCTATCTGGTCGCTTCCGCAGTACTGGCAGGCGGAGCAGGGTGGCTGCTCATCATGCGTTCCAGCTACCGCTCGCGCCGCATGCTCGCCTTTCTCGACCCGTTCAAGGATGCGCAGGATACAGGCTATCAGCTCGTGCAGTCGCTCTTTGCCATGGGTTCCGGCGGTATAGCAGGGCAGGGACTCGGCGCAAGCAAGCAGAAGCTTTTCTTCCTGCCCGAACCGCACAACGACTTCATCATGGCGGTGGTAGGCGAAGAACTGGGCTTTGTGGGTGTATCCCTGTTTTTCATTATCATGGGCGTGTTCCTGTGGCGCGCCTACAGAGTGGCCTACAAGCAGGAAGACCTGCGTGACCGCCTCACCGCGTTCGGGCTGGCGCTCATTCTCACGCTCGGTGCCGTGTTCAATCTTGCCGTGGTCATGGGGGCCGCACCGCCCAAGGGTGTTGCCATGCCATTCATGAGCTACGGCGGCAGTAGCCTTCTGGCCACTTTCGCCTGTGTGGGCCTGCTGCTCAATTTTTCAAGAACGTCTGAAGGGACGGCGTAG
- the murC gene encoding UDP-N-acetylmuramate--L-alanine ligase, whose product MIKVRKIHMVGIGGAGMSGIAEVLLNLGYEVAGSDISDGPVVRRLKNLGAEIYIGHGADNVTDAQVLVRSSAVKDDNPEVIAAREKKIPIIPRAEMLAELMRLRTGLAIAGTHGKTTTTSLTAAIFDAAQTDPTVIIGGRLNAYGTNARLGEGQFLIAEADESDGSFLCLLPIMTVVTNVDRDHMDFYADQQAIDDAFVQFMNNVPFYGSNVVCGDDPGVRRLLPRVKRPVITYGFGRENEVRAEVLSCAETSRFRVVVKGRDIGEVNLSQPGRHNILNALGAIGVSLESGISEAACLEGLSGFTGVGRRFERKGERNGVLVVDDYGHHPAEVAATIGTAKQCFPNRRLVVAFQPHRFSRTQALFGEFCKAFEGVDKLLLTEIYPASEAPIPGVSGQSLAQGIRQVSNTDVLYCQDFQAVSDALPDVLQPGDLFITLGAGNIWTVGQKYLDGE is encoded by the coding sequence ATGATCAAGGTTCGCAAGATTCACATGGTGGGTATCGGTGGGGCAGGCATGAGCGGCATAGCCGAAGTTCTGCTCAACCTCGGCTATGAAGTGGCCGGCTCCGATATATCCGACGGCCCCGTGGTGCGTCGCCTGAAGAATCTGGGTGCTGAAATCTACATCGGCCACGGTGCCGACAATGTGACAGATGCTCAGGTACTTGTGCGTTCCTCAGCCGTGAAGGACGACAACCCCGAGGTCATTGCCGCACGTGAGAAGAAGATTCCCATCATCCCCCGTGCCGAAATGCTTGCCGAACTGATGCGCCTGCGTACCGGTCTGGCGATAGCGGGGACGCACGGCAAGACGACCACCACATCGCTCACCGCCGCCATTTTCGATGCCGCGCAGACCGACCCCACCGTCATTATCGGCGGTCGCCTCAATGCATACGGCACCAATGCCCGTCTGGGCGAAGGGCAATTCCTGATCGCGGAAGCGGATGAATCCGACGGTTCCTTCCTCTGTCTGCTGCCCATCATGACCGTGGTGACCAACGTGGACCGCGACCACATGGACTTTTATGCCGACCAGCAGGCTATTGACGATGCCTTTGTGCAGTTCATGAACAACGTTCCCTTCTATGGTTCCAACGTTGTGTGCGGCGATGATCCCGGTGTCCGCAGGCTGCTGCCCAGAGTGAAGCGCCCTGTCATCACCTACGGCTTCGGACGCGAGAACGAAGTCAGAGCCGAGGTGCTTTCCTGCGCAGAGACAAGCCGTTTCCGCGTTGTCGTGAAGGGACGTGACATCGGTGAGGTGAATCTTTCCCAGCCCGGTCGTCACAACATCCTGAACGCACTGGGTGCCATTGGTGTGTCGCTTGAGTCAGGAATTTCCGAAGCTGCCTGCCTTGAAGGCCTTTCCGGATTTACCGGTGTGGGCCGCCGCTTCGAACGCAAGGGTGAGCGCAACGGTGTGCTGGTGGTGGATGATTACGGCCACCATCCTGCCGAAGTTGCCGCTACCATCGGCACCGCAAAGCAGTGTTTCCCCAACCGCAGACTTGTGGTTGCTTTCCAGCCGCACCGGTTCAGCCGCACACAGGCGCTGTTCGGTGAATTCTGCAAGGCCTTTGAAGGCGTGGACAAGCTTCTGCTTACCGAAATTTATCCTGCATCTGAAGCGCCCATTCCCGGAGTGAGCGGTCAGAGTCTGGCACAGGGCATCCGGCAGGTTTCCAATACTGATGTTCTGTATTGTCAGGATTTTCAGGCGGTATCTGATGCACTTCCGGACGTGCTGCAGCCAGGCGATCTCTTCATAACGCTTGGCGCAGGCAACATCTGGACTGTTGGCCAGAAGTATCTGGACGGAGAATAA
- the murG gene encoding undecaprenyldiphospho-muramoylpentapeptide beta-N-acetylglucosaminyltransferase, producing the protein MQRVIFTTGGTGGHIFPALAVAEELRKRFPEAEFLFIGGEYGPERDIVTRAGIEFVGLPVRGVLGRGVRAVGAVFGLAAATVRAMGIIGRFNPDAVIGFGGYAAFAACMAAKLREKPVAVHEQNSVPGLANKLIAKVADRVFISMPDPAENFLPRKTVLTGNPVRADIRALRDHSMNTTGARRLLVVGGSLGARAVNTAVIAMLPALRDAGVTVQHQTGQADFERVRTAYAEAGMQDCIVSPFIDDMAAAYAQADLVLCRAGATTVAELTVAGKPAVFIPFPHATHNHQVHNARYLERQGAALVVEERQLAEGASDYVEISTLVTELICDASRLKTMAGASRRQGWPEAASNVASGLLDITRKAPLASLVHEYKK; encoded by the coding sequence ATGCAACGCGTGATATTCACCACCGGAGGAACCGGTGGACACATCTTCCCGGCGCTGGCCGTGGCAGAGGAACTTCGGAAGCGGTTTCCCGAGGCCGAATTCCTGTTCATAGGCGGCGAGTACGGGCCGGAGCGCGACATTGTCACGCGGGCCGGAATCGAATTCGTGGGCCTGCCCGTGCGCGGAGTGCTCGGCCGCGGTGTGCGCGCCGTGGGTGCCGTGTTCGGCCTTGCTGCTGCAACGGTGCGTGCCATGGGCATTATCGGCAGGTTCAACCCCGATGCCGTTATCGGCTTCGGCGGGTATGCCGCCTTTGCCGCATGCATGGCCGCCAAGCTGCGTGAAAAGCCGGTGGCAGTGCACGAGCAGAACAGTGTTCCCGGCCTTGCCAACAAGCTCATCGCCAAGGTGGCCGACCGCGTGTTCATTTCCATGCCTGATCCGGCGGAAAATTTTCTGCCCCGCAAAACAGTGCTGACGGGCAACCCCGTCCGCGCTGATATCAGGGCGCTGCGTGATCATTCCATGAACACGACGGGTGCGCGCCGTCTTCTCGTGGTGGGGGGCAGCCTTGGTGCCCGTGCCGTGAATACGGCGGTTATCGCCATGCTGCCTGCACTGCGTGATGCCGGTGTAACCGTGCAGCACCAGACAGGGCAGGCCGATTTCGAACGGGTTCGCACTGCCTATGCGGAAGCGGGCATGCAGGATTGCATTGTCTCCCCGTTCATCGACGATATGGCAGCAGCCTATGCGCAGGCCGACCTTGTGCTGTGCCGTGCCGGAGCCACCACCGTGGCGGAGCTGACCGTGGCGGGCAAGCCTGCCGTGTTCATTCCCTTTCCGCATGCCACGCACAACCATCAGGTGCACAACGCCCGCTACCTTGAGCGGCAGGGCGCGGCTCTGGTGGTTGAAGAGCGCCAGCTGGCCGAAGGTGCATCCGATTACGTGGAAATTTCAACTCTGGTTACCGAACTGATCTGCGATGCATCCCGCCTGAAAACCATGGCGGGCGCTTCCCGCAGACAGGGATGGCCCGAAGCCGCTTCCAACGTGGCAAGCGGGCTGCTCGATATAACGCGCAAGGCGCCTCTGGCGTCTCTGGTGCATGAATACAAGAAGTAG
- a CDS encoding UDP-N-acetylmuramoyl-L-alanyl-D-glutamate--2,6-diaminopimelate ligase, whose amino-acid sequence MTQVMTLEQLAEQIRTGLVSLHTDSRKVMPGDAFVAVPGASMDGGDFICDALEKGAAYVVCRERSMPADAGDARFVLHEDPQTALGILAGVKFSTTELSFPVVGVTGTNGKTTVTYMLEHLFNAAGRRAGVIGTVSYRWPGTELEAKMTTPDCLKVHALLARMAVAGVDGVFMEVSSHALDQNRTAGVEYSGAILTNLTQDHLDYHGDMETYFQAKRRLFTSVPKAGKACVVNVDDPYGRRLLPELPNGIGFTLHDVKIEGCRILSGEVLSCTVEGLHLRMTLDGESWELVSPMVGYHNASNLLAVQGMGRALGLSAEDMRGLEGFNGVPGRLERIPNAKGVHAFVDYAHTPDALENVLTALRRVGFERIITVFGCGGDRDRRKRPLMGEAVCHHTDVAVLTSDNPRTEDPVAILEDVKPGLGGCTRVLIDPDRRKGIALAVAEARPGDCILVAGKGHEDYQIIGTQKFPFSDQAVLKELLG is encoded by the coding sequence ATGACACAGGTAATGACGTTGGAACAGCTGGCGGAACAGATCCGCACCGGTCTGGTTTCTCTGCACACGGATTCGCGCAAGGTTATGCCCGGTGACGCGTTTGTCGCAGTGCCCGGTGCATCCATGGACGGCGGCGACTTCATCTGCGATGCCCTTGAAAAAGGGGCGGCGTATGTTGTGTGCCGCGAGCGCAGCATGCCTGCAGATGCAGGTGATGCCCGCTTTGTGCTGCATGAGGACCCGCAGACCGCGCTGGGCATTCTGGCCGGCGTCAAGTTCAGCACCACAGAGCTTTCATTCCCCGTGGTGGGCGTGACCGGAACCAACGGTAAAACTACCGTGACCTACATGCTTGAGCATCTTTTCAATGCCGCTGGCCGCAGGGCCGGTGTCATCGGCACCGTGAGCTACCGCTGGCCCGGCACCGAGCTGGAAGCCAAGATGACCACTCCGGACTGCCTCAAGGTGCACGCGCTTCTGGCCCGCATGGCCGTGGCAGGCGTGGATGGCGTGTTCATGGAAGTCTCTTCGCACGCGCTTGACCAGAACCGCACGGCGGGAGTCGAGTATTCCGGTGCCATCCTGACCAACCTGACGCAGGACCACCTTGATTACCACGGCGACATGGAAACCTATTTTCAGGCCAAGCGCCGTCTCTTCACTTCGGTTCCCAAGGCCGGCAAGGCCTGCGTGGTGAACGTGGATGATCCCTATGGCCGCCGCCTGCTGCCCGAACTGCCCAACGGCATCGGCTTCACGCTGCATGACGTGAAGATTGAAGGCTGCCGTATTCTCAGCGGCGAAGTGCTTTCGTGCACCGTTGAAGGTCTGCACCTTCGCATGACCCTTGACGGCGAGAGCTGGGAACTGGTTTCGCCGATGGTCGGTTACCATAACGCTTCCAACCTGCTGGCCGTGCAGGGCATGGGCCGCGCGCTCGGCCTGAGCGCCGAAGACATGCGCGGGCTGGAAGGCTTCAACGGCGTTCCCGGCAGGCTGGAGCGCATTCCCAACGCGAAGGGCGTGCATGCCTTCGTGGACTACGCCCACACCCCCGATGCCCTTGAAAACGTGCTTACCGCCCTGCGCAGGGTGGGGTTTGAACGCATCATCACCGTGTTCGGCTGCGGCGGCGACCGCGACCGTCGCAAGCGTCCCCTGATGGGCGAGGCCGTGTGCCACCACACCGATGTGGCCGTGCTGACCTCCGACAACCCCCGCACCGAAGATCCCGTTGCCATTCTGGAAGACGTGAAGCCCGGACTCGGCGGCTGCACCCGCGTGCTCATTGACCCCGATCGCAGAAAGGGCATTGCGCTGGCCGTGGCGGAAGCGCGTCCCGGCGACTGCATTCTCGTGGCAGGCAAGGGGCATGAAGACTACCAGATCATCGGTACACAGAAATTTCCTTTCAGCGACCAGGCCGTATTGAAGGAGCTGCTCGGGTGA
- a CDS encoding UDP-N-acetylmuramoyl-tripeptide--D-alanyl-D-alanine ligase: MKLTLNTIQNAMGAVGFLGDAGDVIPTGVQTDSRVLKKGELFFCISGERFDGHNFARLAVEHGACAVVAERPPFSMDEMCSMECEEGGVPLLMVRNSVDALGRLAAYHRQQTSATVVGVTGTAGKTTVKEVLAQVLSVRGETARNHLNLNNQIGLPVSMLAATGEERFWVMEAGISEPHDMDELAGVLRPDLAIVLNVGSGHTQGLGDKGVAYYKARMLNYIAKGGVGLVSGDYPDLVREARRNFREVRLFSVKDPEATYFAEYAGPESETHGRYKVRLEGRDFEIVAPFRGAFAAENVVAVAAAAYILGLKSEEIIKGFADARLPEKRFCCQQRGNWLVIDDSYNANPLSSARMLETASEMAGGRPLMLVMGEMRELGGEAVSAHVQLGKNMAEAAPEAVFWVGGHAEEVRRGLAEAGWSGEMQIVQTPEDFVNRFMDTGLRAGLVLFKGSRGNKLERLVEAFCVEPCKLEEGDAV; the protein is encoded by the coding sequence GTGAAACTCACTCTGAACACCATACAGAACGCCATGGGCGCTGTCGGTTTTCTCGGCGATGCGGGAGACGTGATCCCAACGGGAGTGCAGACAGACAGCCGTGTGCTGAAGAAGGGCGAACTGTTCTTCTGCATCTCCGGCGAGCGCTTCGACGGGCACAACTTTGCACGCCTTGCCGTTGAGCACGGTGCCTGCGCAGTGGTTGCCGAGCGTCCTCCCTTCTCCATGGACGAGATGTGCTCCATGGAATGTGAAGAGGGCGGGGTGCCTTTGCTCATGGTTCGCAACTCCGTGGATGCACTTGGCAGACTGGCCGCGTATCACCGCCAGCAGACCTCGGCCACCGTGGTCGGTGTGACCGGAACCGCAGGCAAGACCACCGTGAAGGAAGTGCTGGCACAGGTGCTCTCCGTGCGCGGCGAAACCGCCCGCAACCATCTGAACCTGAACAACCAGATCGGCCTGCCCGTATCCATGCTTGCCGCCACCGGCGAAGAGCGCTTCTGGGTCATGGAGGCAGGCATCAGCGAACCGCATGACATGGATGAACTGGCCGGTGTGCTCCGTCCCGACCTCGCCATCGTGCTGAATGTGGGCAGCGGCCACACGCAGGGTCTGGGCGACAAGGGCGTGGCCTACTACAAGGCCCGCATGCTCAACTACATCGCCAAGGGCGGTGTGGGACTCGTGAGCGGCGACTATCCGGACCTTGTCCGCGAAGCCAGAAGAAATTTCCGCGAAGTGCGTCTGTTCAGCGTCAAGGACCCTGAAGCGACCTACTTTGCCGAGTATGCCGGACCCGAATCCGAAACTCACGGCCGCTACAAGGTGCGTCTGGAGGGCAGGGACTTCGAGATCGTTGCGCCGTTCCGCGGTGCCTTCGCTGCAGAGAACGTGGTCGCCGTAGCGGCAGCCGCCTACATTCTCGGACTCAAATCCGAAGAGATCATCAAGGGCTTTGCTGATGCCAGACTGCCGGAAAAGCGCTTCTGCTGCCAGCAGCGCGGCAACTGGCTGGTCATTGACGACAGTTATAACGCCAATCCGCTTTCAAGCGCACGCATGCTTGAAACGGCATCGGAAATGGCGGGGGGAAGACCGCTCATGCTGGTCATGGGCGAAATGCGCGAACTGGGTGGTGAAGCGGTCTCTGCTCACGTCCAGCTCGGCAAGAACATGGCGGAAGCTGCTCCTGAAGCGGTTTTCTGGGTCGGGGGCCACGCGGAAGAGGTTCGCCGCGGACTGGCCGAAGCAGGCTGGTCGGGCGAGATGCAGATTGTTCAAACTCCAGAGGATTTTGTGAACCGTTTCATGGATACGGGCCTGCGGGCCGGTTTGGTTCTTTTCAAAGGGTCGCGCGGCAACAAGCTCGAACGGCTTGTGGAAGCGTTCTGCGTAGAACCCTGCAAGTTGGAGGAAGGCGATGCTGTATAA
- a CDS encoding cell division protein FtsQ/DivIB has product MARVAAIKKKRAPISISGNTYTRSKTRKPSNRKFPNLWPWVLTLFTSFLFIVILSVALLYLYRFFTVSEYFAVKDVQVAGNVRLGSAEIQKLAEISPGMNSLAVRMGAVEARLLDNPWIAGVSVKRELPGSFYITVRERVPRYWGRRDDKVVYLDSRGDIICEVEPAKFTSLPFLSVDPGMEPWFGLLPDMVGSLETASLPLDVNNAAWVRLSRSGGMELFLENADMTLGIGVEDWTTNLNRLALVLGDLSRRGELKYVRSVKVDGDSVWVEAARSPAADR; this is encoded by the coding sequence ATGGCCAGGGTTGCTGCAATCAAAAAAAAGCGTGCGCCGATAAGTATCTCCGGCAACACGTACACAAGGTCAAAAACCAGGAAGCCCAGTAATAGAAAGTTTCCTAATTTGTGGCCTTGGGTGCTTACACTGTTTACTTCTTTCCTGTTTATTGTTATTCTCAGTGTCGCATTGCTCTATTTATACCGTTTCTTCACAGTTAGTGAATACTTTGCCGTGAAGGATGTACAGGTGGCGGGAAATGTTCGCCTCGGAAGCGCTGAAATTCAAAAGCTTGCCGAGATAAGCCCCGGAATGAACAGTCTGGCTGTACGCATGGGGGCGGTGGAAGCCCGCCTGCTCGACAATCCCTGGATCGCGGGTGTGTCGGTGAAGCGTGAACTGCCCGGCAGCTTCTACATAACGGTGCGCGAACGGGTACCCCGCTACTGGGGAAGGCGTGATGACAAGGTGGTGTATCTCGACAGTCGCGGAGACATTATCTGCGAGGTGGAGCCCGCCAAGTTCACATCGCTGCCTTTCCTCTCGGTAGATCCGGGAATGGAGCCCTGGTTCGGGTTGCTGCCCGACATGGTGGGGTCGCTGGAAACGGCAAGTCTGCCATTGGATGTGAATAACGCCGCATGGGTTCGGCTCAGCAGAAGTGGGGGGATGGAGCTGTTTCTGGAGAATGCGGACATGACCCTTGGCATAGGGGTCGAGGACTGGACCACAAACCTGAACCGGCTGGCTCTTGTTTTGGGGGATTTGAGCAGGAGGGGCGAACTGAAGTATGTTCGGTCGGTAAAGGTGGATGGTGACAGTGTTTGGGTTGAGGCGGCACGTTCTCCTGCCGCAGATAGATAA